Proteins co-encoded in one Papaver somniferum cultivar HN1 chromosome 5, ASM357369v1, whole genome shotgun sequence genomic window:
- the LOC113283683 gene encoding uncharacterized protein LOC113283683 isoform X2 translates to MAAAKTSDSLEFALLTSNNYTNWEVAMLEIFRLRGWTNHVFSNENRIEVSKDKEVVEEIKKSCSAEMLPHIMYAKFAKEAWDWLAEAGAWTELEKDNYKNMLAAAATAREILGLDDVPEVDKVLRKRNYTKWKIYMKNVLLSKYLWTVVDGSDPIRSRSYKTKNHHALVAIRTSCGEDMFLYIDEENDAKDAWRKLEGKLGAATTASMVYSNETIKENEFLTVKVDHEHLTARSNYENWVFCMKNYLIVQNLWGFLEEIEKSDSVKDEEALDVIKVSCAPDMLAYILYMDCAKHAWEKLATVAAASTEDEVREHHSHCLRTTQAAEIRTNLSTRPEADKAVLTTLGNYRKWRYYVEQLLWSRFLEHDDVHPNDHHPVKEIEIIKEACGLRIIKEACGREILPYIFRTKSRKEALDTVSKAFLWGQKDYMKYSRLLHAVQKNGFREQIKDRNGELWRGAHKFFRDLPEALEAEITEDGSTALHVAVRLGRVDFVRELLKLMTAAQTELKAQQGNTAIVVAARGNNMEIVKMLVDKNPDLVQIYNEHGLHAVTIAAINGNEVIMRYLYPSTVEHLNNNWHKKSVSSLLTSAARLDAFDIVRDVLSKFPADYSALQRDVHEMILLGVLAEKPSAFPSGNHYGLLGGWVYRLAGCKTNGVVLKALKLIEHFKDETGRGLFQIAIMYRQESIFQYMSQMGQRNQNMDLLDKFGNNALHCAAFWDPSSKVVHGPALQIQREIQWFQEVERVVPPRYKEMRNNEKLTPNTLFSREHKDLVKEAERWMKDMAQACIIVTTLIATVMFAAAFTLPGGSDQNTGIPFTLKSRAFKVFMISDVISLFASCTSLLIFFSILTARYAERDFLTSLPRRLIFGLFTLFFSIATMMATFTATVVIVFRGEARSSAYIWVSILACIPVIVFALLQYRLFVNLVSSTYGRGIFHSKRVVVAPLASIGYG, encoded by the exons ATGGCGGCAGCAAAAACATCCGATTCGCTTGAATTTGCACTACTTACGTCAAATAATTACACAAATTGGGAAGTAGCCATGCTTGAGATATTTAGATTGCGTGGATGGACAAATCACGTCTTCTCTAACGAGAACAGAATTGAAGTGTCCAAAGACAAGGAAGTTGTTGAAGAAATAAAAAAGTCGTGCAGTGCAGAGATGCTTCCACATATTATGTATGCAAAATttgctaaagaagcttgggattgGTTAGCGGAAGCTGGTGCCTGGACAGAATTAGAAAAAG ataattacAAAAACATGCTAGCAGCAGCAGCTACAGCAAGAGAAATTTTAGGCTTAGACGATGTTCCAGAGGTTGATAAAGTTCTAAGGAAACGCAACTACACAAAATggaaaatatatatgaaaaacgTATTGTTAAGTAAATATCTTTGGACAGTTGTGGATGGTAGTGATCCAATTAGATCAcgatcatacaagacgaaaaatCATCATGCTTTGGTCGCCATAAGAACGTCATGTGGGGAAGATATGTTTCTTTacattgatgaagaaaatgatgctaAAGATGCTTGGCGCAAGTTAGAGGGCAAGCTAGGAGCAGCTACAACTGCTTCTATGGTGTATTCTAATGAAACTATAAAGGAGAATGAATTTCTTACAGTGAAAGTAGATCATGAACATCTTACAGCAAGGAGCAATTATgaaaattgggtattttgtaTGAAAAATTACTTAATAGTTCAAAATCTGTGGGGTTTTCTGGAAGAGATCGAAAAATCAGACTCTGTGAAAGACGAAGAAGCGCTTGACGTAATAAAAGTTTCATGTGCACCCGATATGCTAGCTTACATTTTGTACATGGATTGTGCCAAACATGCCTGGGAGAAGCTAGCAACCGTAGCAGCTGCTTCTACAGAAGATGAAG TTCGGGAACACCACTCTCATTGTCTGCGAACAACACAAGCAGCAGAAATAAGAACAAATTTGAGTACACGCCCAGAAGCTGATAAGGCCGTCTTGACAACACTGGGGAACTACCGGAAGTGGCGATACTACGTGGAACAGTTATTGTGGAGTCGGTTTCTGGAACATGATGATGTGCATCCAAATGACCACCACCCTGTAAAGGAAATCGAAATCATCAAAGAGGCATGTGGTCTTAGAATCATCAAAGAGGCTTGTGGAAGAGAAATACTGCCTTACATTTTTCGCACAAAATCACGTAAAGAAGCTTTGGATACTGTGTCGAAGGCCTTTCTGTGGGGCCAAAAAG ATTACATGAAATACTCACGACTACTCCACGCTGTCCAGAAAAATGGATTTCGGGAACAGATAAAAGATCGGAATGGTGAACTTTGGAGGGGAGCACACAAGTTTTTTCGAGATCTCCCAGAAGCGTTGGAGGCTGAAATTACCGAAGACGGGTCAACAGCTCTTCACGTTGCGGTTAGGTTAGGCAGAGTTGATTTTGTGAGAGAGTTACTAAAACTGATGACAGCGGCACAAACAGAATTAAAGGCACAGCAGGGTAATACTGCCATTGTAGTTGCAGCTAGAGGTAATAATATGGAGATTGTCAAGATGCTAGTGGATAAAAATCCCGACTTGGTACAAATTTATAATGAACATGGACTTCACGCGGTTACTATAGCTGCAATCAATGGAAACGAGGTGATCATGCGCTATCTTTACCCATCCACAGTCGAACATCTCAACAATAACTGGCACAAAAAAAGTGTTTCTTCTCTTCTCACATCTGCAGCAAGACTTGACGCATTCG ATATTGTCCGCGATGTATTAAGTAAATTCCCAGCTGACTATTCTGCTCTTCAGCgagatgttcatgaaatgattcttcTGGGTGTATTGGCCGAAAAGCCTTCTGCATTCCCAAGTGGAAATCATTATGGACTTTTAGGAGGATGGGTATACCGGTTGG CTGGATGCAAGACGAATGGGGTAGTGTTGAAAGCTCTCAAGCTGATTG AGCATTTCAAAGATGAAACTGGGAGAGGTTTATTTCAAATTGCTATAATGTACCGCCAAGAGAGTATCTTCCAATACATGTCTCAAATGGGTCAAAGAAATCAGAATATGGATCTTTTGGACAAATTTGGTAACAACGCCTTACACTGTGCTGCATTTTGGGATCCATCTTCCAAGGTAGTCCATGGCCCAGCACTTCAAATTCAAAGGGAGATACAATGGTTCCAG GAGGTGGAGAGAGTGGTTCCACCAAGATACAAAGAGATGAGGAACAATGAAAAGTTAACGCCTAACACATTATTCTCGCGTGAACATAAAGATTTAGTGAAAGAAGCAGAAAGGTGGATGAAAGATATGGCACAAGCGTGTATTATTGTCACTACTCTTATCGCCACAGTGATGTTCGCAGCAGCATTTACATTACCTGGTGGCAGTGATCAGAATACAGGCATCCCATTCACTTTAAAATCAAGGGCTTTCAAGGTCTTCATGATTTCAGATGTCATTTCGCTCTTCGCGTCATGCACATCTCTGTTGATATTCTTTTCGATATTAACAGCGCGTTACGCAGAACGTGATTTCCTGACATCTTTACCCAGGAGATTAATATTTGGGCTTTTTACCCTCTTTTTTTCAATAGCAACCATGATGGCAACTTTTACAGCCACTGTCGTTATTGTTTTTCGTGGAGAAGCTCGATCCAGCGCATACATATGGGTGTCCATCTTAGCTTGCATCCCGGTTATCGTATTTGCATTGTTACAATATCGGCTATTTGTCAACCTCGTCTCATCTACATACGGACGTGGTATTTTTCACAGCAAAAGAGTTGTCGTAGCCCCACTTGCTAGTATTGGTTATGGATAA
- the LOC113280086 gene encoding uncharacterized protein LOC113280086 has translation MKNKPKKVVPDPYKIKEDFLAEKRVNIPYQCAWKARNLVLESLYGNYKESYNEVPAFCKMFTKCNDGSVAKFTFDTVNNTFESMTLSFEPAMRGWRKACRGVIGLDACHLTGEYGGVLMAATALDGQNGLVMLGIMVCRAETKENWIIFLKHLKDAILAHPVKVAFISDRQKGLLEAVGIVFPGHHHRYCWRHLYKNFKKDYKGLELYSSLWNAAKAYKEKHFQEHFDNIVKQSAAAGAYLSREDPATWSRAFFNPIHCCEHMNNNFSESFNNMINKMRNKPIIMIGIMYANLVMGTWYNRRTESASWVDGNLVPTAVTLIKKMLEFVTDYGVDPCVAGELYMVTSPKNSVFTVNILAKTCSCLQWQLRGFPCMHAVSALHSIRPQWRKYCSDYYSVENYKATYAPTFAPLDDKSEWVQPNMNKKILNPPHSRKPGRPKSKRVRSYDEPRVEKTKRRCGKCGNVTNHNKRTCAGGEVGSNPTAKRQRTECDAQSFTFSNIEPSQTTGVRGAAKSNKKKRTASFVGECFTGPGSQPLATPSSTPASTTPMKYKTRKGKGNGKAKKK, from the exons ATGAAGAATAAGCCTAAAAAAGTTGTTCCAGACCCTTATAAAATCAAGGAAGACTTCTTAGCTGAAAAGAGAGTAAATATACCATATCAGTGTGCATGGAAGGCTAGGAATCTAGTTTTAGAGTCATTATATGGGAACTATAAAGAAAGTTACAATGAAGTACCAGCATTCTGCAAGATGTTTACAAAATGCAATGATGGGTCTGTTGCTAAGTTCACTTTTGACACAGTGAATAACACCTTTGAAAGCATGACACTCTCATTTGAACCTGCAATGAGGGGTTGGCGAAAAGCATGCAGGGGAGTTATAGGGCTTGATGCCTGCCATCTAACAGGGGAATATGGGGGAGTATTGATGGCTGCAACTGCACTTGATGGACAGAATGGGTTAGTAATGTTAGGAATTATGGTATGCAGAGCTGAAACAAAGGAAaattggatcatttttttgaagcatttgaagGATGCAATATTAGCACATCCAGTGAAAGTGGCTTTCATTTCAGATAGGCAAAAAGGTTTATTGGAAGCTGTTGGTATAGTGTTCCCTGGCCATCACCACAGATACTGTTGGAG ACATTTATACAAAAATTTCAAGAAGGATTACAAGGGTCTTGAATTATACAGTTCTTTATGGAATGCAGCAAAAGCATACAAAGAAAAGCATTTTCAG GAACATTTTGACAATATTGTGAAACAGAGTGCTGCAGCTGGTGCTTATCTCAGTAGAGAAGATCCTGCTACATGGTCCAGGGCCTTTTTTAACCCTATTCACTGTTGTGAACatatgaacaacaatttttcagaGTCTTTTAACAATATGATCAACAAGATGAGAAATAAACCAATTATAATGATAGGAATAATGTATGCTAACTTAGTGATGGGTACATGGTACAATAGGAGGACTGAATCTGCATCATGGGTAGATGGTAATTTGGTTCCTACTGCTGTTACATTGATTAAGAAAATGTTGGAATTTGTGACTGACTATGGTGTTGACCCTTGTGTGGCTGGAGAGTTATATATGGTGACTAGTCCAAAGAATTCTGTGTTCACAGTGAACATACTTGCCAAGACTTGCTCTTGTTTGCAGTGGCAGTTGAGGGGGTTCCCCTGTATGCATGCAGTGAGTGCATTGCATAGCATAAGGCCACAATGGAGAaa GTACTGCAGTGATTACTATTCAGTGGAGAACTATAAGGCCACATATGCACCAACTTTTGCACCACTAGATGATAAAAGTGAATGGGTCCAG CCAAACATGAACAAGAAGATCTTGAACCCTCCTCACAGTAGGAAACCAGGAAGACCCAAGAGCAAGAGGGTAAGAAGTTATGATGAACCTCGTGTtgagaagacaaaaaggaggtgtGGGAAATGTGGAAATGTTACTAACCACAACAAAAGAACATGTGCTGGTGGTGAAGTGGGATCTAATCCAACTGCAAAGAGGCAAAGGACTGAATGTGATGCACAAAGCTTCACCTTCAGCAACATAGAGCCAAGTCAGACCACCGGAGTTAGGGGTGCAGCTAAgtcaaacaagaagaagagaacggCATCATTTGTTGGTGAATGTTTTACAGGGCCTGGCAGTCAGCCTTTGGCAACACCATCTTCTACTCCAGCTTCCACAACACCTATGA AATATAAAACAAGGAAAGGGAAGGGAAATGGAAAGGCTAAGAAGAAATGA
- the LOC113283683 gene encoding uncharacterized protein LOC113283683 isoform X1: MAAAKTSDSLEFALLTSNNYTNWEVAMLEIFRLRGWTNHVFSNENRIEVSKDKEVVEEIKKSCSAEMLPHIMYAKFAKEAWDWLAEAGAWTELEKDNYKNMLAAAATAREILGLDDVPEVDKVLRKRNYTKWKIYMKNVLLSKYLWTVVDGSDPIRSRSYKTKNHHALVAIRTSCGEDMFLYIDEENDAKDAWRKLEGKLGAATTASMVYSNETIKENEFLTVKVDHEHLTARSNYENWVFCMKNYLIVQNLWGFLEEIEKSDSVKDEEALDVIKVSCAPDMLAYILYMDCAKHAWEKLATVAAASTEDEVREHHSHCLRTTQAAEIRTNLSTRPEADKAVLTTLGNYRKWRYYVEQLLWSRFLEHDDVHPNDHHPVKEIEIIKEACGLRIIKEACGREILPYIFRTKSRKEALDTVSKAFLWGQKDYMKYSRLLHAVQKNGFREQIKDRNGELWRGAHKFFRDLPEALEAEITEDGSTALHVAVRLGRVDFVRELLKLMTAAQTELKAQQGNTAIVVAARGNNMEIVKMLVDKNPDLVQIYNEHGLHAVTIAAINGNEVIMRYLYPSTVEHLNNNWHKKSVSSLLTSAARLDAFDIVRDVLSKFPADYSALQRDVHEMILLGVLAEKPSAFPSGNHYGLLGGWVYRLAGCKTNGVVLKALKLIVPGVVKSKEKNDQIIEIVQHVCSLLPNMDPLQLTESLIYDAIHRSTIHGIIEVFEILIDTNPYVEHFKDETGRGLFQIAIMYRQESIFQYMSQMGQRNQNMDLLDKFGNNALHCAAFWDPSSKVVHGPALQIQREIQWFQEVERVVPPRYKEMRNNEKLTPNTLFSREHKDLVKEAERWMKDMAQACIIVTTLIATVMFAAAFTLPGGSDQNTGIPFTLKSRAFKVFMISDVISLFASCTSLLIFFSILTARYAERDFLTSLPRRLIFGLFTLFFSIATMMATFTATVVIVFRGEARSSAYIWVSILACIPVIVFALLQYRLFVNLVSSTYGRGIFHSKRVVVAPLASIGYG, encoded by the exons ATGGCGGCAGCAAAAACATCCGATTCGCTTGAATTTGCACTACTTACGTCAAATAATTACACAAATTGGGAAGTAGCCATGCTTGAGATATTTAGATTGCGTGGATGGACAAATCACGTCTTCTCTAACGAGAACAGAATTGAAGTGTCCAAAGACAAGGAAGTTGTTGAAGAAATAAAAAAGTCGTGCAGTGCAGAGATGCTTCCACATATTATGTATGCAAAATttgctaaagaagcttgggattgGTTAGCGGAAGCTGGTGCCTGGACAGAATTAGAAAAAG ataattacAAAAACATGCTAGCAGCAGCAGCTACAGCAAGAGAAATTTTAGGCTTAGACGATGTTCCAGAGGTTGATAAAGTTCTAAGGAAACGCAACTACACAAAATggaaaatatatatgaaaaacgTATTGTTAAGTAAATATCTTTGGACAGTTGTGGATGGTAGTGATCCAATTAGATCAcgatcatacaagacgaaaaatCATCATGCTTTGGTCGCCATAAGAACGTCATGTGGGGAAGATATGTTTCTTTacattgatgaagaaaatgatgctaAAGATGCTTGGCGCAAGTTAGAGGGCAAGCTAGGAGCAGCTACAACTGCTTCTATGGTGTATTCTAATGAAACTATAAAGGAGAATGAATTTCTTACAGTGAAAGTAGATCATGAACATCTTACAGCAAGGAGCAATTATgaaaattgggtattttgtaTGAAAAATTACTTAATAGTTCAAAATCTGTGGGGTTTTCTGGAAGAGATCGAAAAATCAGACTCTGTGAAAGACGAAGAAGCGCTTGACGTAATAAAAGTTTCATGTGCACCCGATATGCTAGCTTACATTTTGTACATGGATTGTGCCAAACATGCCTGGGAGAAGCTAGCAACCGTAGCAGCTGCTTCTACAGAAGATGAAG TTCGGGAACACCACTCTCATTGTCTGCGAACAACACAAGCAGCAGAAATAAGAACAAATTTGAGTACACGCCCAGAAGCTGATAAGGCCGTCTTGACAACACTGGGGAACTACCGGAAGTGGCGATACTACGTGGAACAGTTATTGTGGAGTCGGTTTCTGGAACATGATGATGTGCATCCAAATGACCACCACCCTGTAAAGGAAATCGAAATCATCAAAGAGGCATGTGGTCTTAGAATCATCAAAGAGGCTTGTGGAAGAGAAATACTGCCTTACATTTTTCGCACAAAATCACGTAAAGAAGCTTTGGATACTGTGTCGAAGGCCTTTCTGTGGGGCCAAAAAG ATTACATGAAATACTCACGACTACTCCACGCTGTCCAGAAAAATGGATTTCGGGAACAGATAAAAGATCGGAATGGTGAACTTTGGAGGGGAGCACACAAGTTTTTTCGAGATCTCCCAGAAGCGTTGGAGGCTGAAATTACCGAAGACGGGTCAACAGCTCTTCACGTTGCGGTTAGGTTAGGCAGAGTTGATTTTGTGAGAGAGTTACTAAAACTGATGACAGCGGCACAAACAGAATTAAAGGCACAGCAGGGTAATACTGCCATTGTAGTTGCAGCTAGAGGTAATAATATGGAGATTGTCAAGATGCTAGTGGATAAAAATCCCGACTTGGTACAAATTTATAATGAACATGGACTTCACGCGGTTACTATAGCTGCAATCAATGGAAACGAGGTGATCATGCGCTATCTTTACCCATCCACAGTCGAACATCTCAACAATAACTGGCACAAAAAAAGTGTTTCTTCTCTTCTCACATCTGCAGCAAGACTTGACGCATTCG ATATTGTCCGCGATGTATTAAGTAAATTCCCAGCTGACTATTCTGCTCTTCAGCgagatgttcatgaaatgattcttcTGGGTGTATTGGCCGAAAAGCCTTCTGCATTCCCAAGTGGAAATCATTATGGACTTTTAGGAGGATGGGTATACCGGTTGG CTGGATGCAAGACGAATGGGGTAGTGTTGAAAGCTCTCAAGCTGATTG TTCCAGGCGTGGTCAAAAGTAAGGAAAAAAATGATCAAATAATCGAAATAGTCCAGCATGTTTGTTCCCTGCTTCCCAACATGGATCCTCTCCAACTCACAGAGTCGTTAATATATGATGCAATTCATCGATCCACCATCCATGGAATTATTGAGGTATTTGAAATTCTTATCGATACGAATCCATATGTAGAGCATTTCAAAGATGAAACTGGGAGAGGTTTATTTCAAATTGCTATAATGTACCGCCAAGAGAGTATCTTCCAATACATGTCTCAAATGGGTCAAAGAAATCAGAATATGGATCTTTTGGACAAATTTGGTAACAACGCCTTACACTGTGCTGCATTTTGGGATCCATCTTCCAAGGTAGTCCATGGCCCAGCACTTCAAATTCAAAGGGAGATACAATGGTTCCAG GAGGTGGAGAGAGTGGTTCCACCAAGATACAAAGAGATGAGGAACAATGAAAAGTTAACGCCTAACACATTATTCTCGCGTGAACATAAAGATTTAGTGAAAGAAGCAGAAAGGTGGATGAAAGATATGGCACAAGCGTGTATTATTGTCACTACTCTTATCGCCACAGTGATGTTCGCAGCAGCATTTACATTACCTGGTGGCAGTGATCAGAATACAGGCATCCCATTCACTTTAAAATCAAGGGCTTTCAAGGTCTTCATGATTTCAGATGTCATTTCGCTCTTCGCGTCATGCACATCTCTGTTGATATTCTTTTCGATATTAACAGCGCGTTACGCAGAACGTGATTTCCTGACATCTTTACCCAGGAGATTAATATTTGGGCTTTTTACCCTCTTTTTTTCAATAGCAACCATGATGGCAACTTTTACAGCCACTGTCGTTATTGTTTTTCGTGGAGAAGCTCGATCCAGCGCATACATATGGGTGTCCATCTTAGCTTGCATCCCGGTTATCGTATTTGCATTGTTACAATATCGGCTATTTGTCAACCTCGTCTCATCTACATACGGACGTGGTATTTTTCACAGCAAAAGAGTTGTCGTAGCCCCACTTGCTAGTATTGGTTATGGATAA
- the LOC113280085 gene encoding uncharacterized protein LOC113280085 gives MRYKPGLKQSESSQFKFRNISVYAEPKNETLVFPDCHRDETDLMTLKYMVYKGLSMDVKEKFNLYWFKEECLPLPLLNNDDFDNFWEDSFVNEDGCICLWMGMKDTVFGTPKTTPKKKTVSKGTTPRRSPRLNSVDKSVEGASRKLSFMDVPI, from the exons ATGAGGTACAAACCGGGATTGAAACAGTCTGAATCAAG tcagttcaaatttaggaatatcagtgtatatgcggagccaaagaatgagactttggtatttcctgATTGCCATAGAGATGAAACAGACTTGATGACACTTAAGTATATGGTGTATAAGGGTTTGTCTATGGATGTTAAAGAGAAGTTTAATttatattggtttaaggaagaatgtctgccactgccattgttaaacaatgatgattttgataatttttgggAGGATTCTTTTGTAAATGAGGATGGATGTATATGTTTGTGGATGGGGATGAAAGACACAGTGTTTGGGACTCCAAAGACTACACCAAAGAAGAAGACAGTTAGTAAGGGAACCACCCCTAGAAGATCCCCAAGGCTAAATAGTGTGGATAAATCAGTTGAAGGTGCATCAAGAAAGCTGAGTTTCATGGATGTGCCCAT ttaa